The sequence below is a genomic window from Candidatus Brocadiia bacterium.
TTCGTTGAGTTTGGCAATATCCACGTTCTTGGTATTCTCGGCCGTGGTCATTGTCACGGATTCGTAACCGGGCTCGGTGAAGAGCTTGAACCCGCTCTTGATGACCCAGGCGCGGCAGGTATCAGCCAGCTGTTTGGTCCGGTCAAAATGGTTGTCCAGCCCTTCCTTGAGAATCTTATCCAGCTGGGCGTTCAACGCGAACATATGCGAGACGGACGGTGTGGTCGGGGTCTGGTTCTTGGAATCGAACTGATCAAATACCAGGAAGTCAAAGTAGTAACCGCGGTTCTTGACCTGCTTGGTGCGTTCCAGCGCCTTTTTGCTTATGGCGCAGACGGCGAATCCCGGCGGCAGGGCGAAACCCTTCTGGGTGCTGGCCAGGCAAACGTCGATACCGCAGGCATCGACCTCTATCTTGGCGCCGGCCATGGAGCTGACCGCATCGACGCAGAAAACCACTTCGGGATACTTCTTGACCACTGCGGCGATTTCCTTTAACGGGTTCATCACGCCGACCGAGGTCTCGTTGTGGGTAATAAATACAGTGTCATACTTGCCGGTGGCCAGTGCTTTATCCACCATATCAGGCTTGATAGCTTTGCCCAGGTCTACCGAGAACTTGTCGGCTTCTTTGCCGTTGGCCACGGAAATTTCAAACCAGCGCTCGCCGAACTCGCCGCAGACGAAATGAGCGGCCCGCTTGTTGACCAGATTCCGGGAGCAAGCTTCCATTATGCCGGTGCCGGACGAGGTCACCAGGTATATCGTGTTCTTGGTATAGAGCAGCTGCTGGAGCTTGCTCTTGATTTCCCCGTGCATGGTCGTGTATTCCTTGGTCCGATGCCCTATCATCGGCGTGCCCATGGCCTTGAGAATGTCCGGATAAACCTCTACCGGTCCGGGTATGAACAGTTTCTTGTGCATATGCACCTCCTATTTTAGTAAGCTGATTGAGCAGATAAAGCTGAGAATCAAATCAGCTTTCAGCTAGAGGCTGACCCGCCCAAGGCGGGAATCCGTTTAATCCACTTACTGCTATTTCGAGTAATTAATCTTACTTATCACTATCCCACTCATCAGCTTGGGATAGAAGTCTGTCGATTTCTGGGGCATCCGTTCGTTCTTGACCGAGACGTTTTCCAGCTCTGATATCTTGGTCGGGTTCAGGATAAAAGCCATCTGGAACTTTCCTTTGTTGGCCAGTTCCACGGCTTCATCGGCAGAGCGGACGTAGTTGACGAATTCGCCTTCGGCTACCCGTTCCTTAGTGATGCCCAGCATCTTCCAGAGCA
It includes:
- a CDS encoding alanine--glyoxylate aminotransferase family protein, which encodes MHKKLFIPGPVEVYPDILKAMGTPMIGHRTKEYTTMHGEIKSKLQQLLYTKNTIYLVTSSGTGIMEACSRNLVNKRAAHFVCGEFGERWFEISVANGKEADKFSVDLGKAIKPDMVDKALATGKYDTVFITHNETSVGVMNPLKEIAAVVKKYPEVVFCVDAVSSMAGAKIEVDACGIDVCLASTQKGFALPPGFAVCAISKKALERTKQVKNRGYYFDFLVFDQFDSKNQTPTTPSVSHMFALNAQLDKILKEGLDNHFDRTKQLADTCRAWVIKSGFKLFTEPGYESVTMTTAENTKNVDIAKLNEELGKKGFMISAGYGKLKDRSFRIAHMGETTVAELKELLTTIDGIIPSLPQAPAPAPAMAKK